The DNA region ATCCCTTCTTCATTAGTGCGAATTCTGCTGCTGTGGCCATTACAACTACAGACCTTGTTAGCAAGAGCATTGCTGTCCAGACTGAGGTTTTATTCTCTTGGTTTACTTGAAATCTTTTTCCCTTGGATTTTTATTTGTGGCATGATCTGATTTTTATTGCCATCAATTCTTGTTGAAAACTAGATTGGAGGAGTGGCTATCAGAATAGGAGGAATGGCTAAAGGTTCTGGAATGATTCACCCAAATATGGCAACTATGCTCGGTGTATGTTTCCACCTTCCGTTTCTCACTCTAGATCTCCTTCTCCCTTCCTCTATGAAGGCATGTAGCAAGCTTAATAGACTTTTGTTTTCTATTATAGGTTTTAACCACTGATGCTCAAGTCAGCAGTGACGTCTGGAGAGAAATGGTCCGAACGTCAGTTAGTAGAAGTTTCAACCAAATTACAGTGAGTCTCCACTCTTTGAATATTGTATTGATCATTTGTAAACCATCAAACGCCAATTGCTTCTAAAGAAGGGCTGCTGTATGGTAAATGGGCACATGAAAATCCCAGATGGTTAAGGGTGGGGGGACACCACAATTTGTTCGTCATACTGTTTGTATACCACTCTGATACACCACTATTTTAAAGAACTAATATTGCAATAGGTAGTGTGCATATTTGTTTATGTAGTAGTTTTTTTCTGGCAACAAGATTTAATTTTCTTGCAAATGTGGGCAATCTAATCAACAGAACACATAGAAACCAATAATCATTTTGTGCCTTAATCGTGAAGGTGGATGGTGATACAAGTACCAATGACTGTGTTATTGCTATGGCAAGTGGGTTATCTGGTTTATCTGGAATTCTCAGTCTTGACAGCACTGAGGCCAAACAGTTCCAAGCGTGCCTAGATGCAGTAAGTGCTTTGTTATTATTTCCATGTCTGTTAGTAAGCTCTTATATTCAGATTTACTTTAATGTATTACAATCATATTTCAAAAGTCAGTTGTTTTCCCTCTAATTTACATGTGAATGGACCAATGTAGACTTTATATTGTTTTCATCAACACATTTCTGCATCCCAGTTTCCCCCCTTTGCAGCATATTACATACCTGTTAAGGGGAAGATGCTGACTTATTCCTTTCATGTAGGTAATGCAAGGTCTTGCGAAATCCATTGCATGGGATGGTGAGGGTGCAACATGCTTAATTGAGGTAAAGTAACTGCTTGTTATCTTGAACATGATAGCTGGGTTTCTAAGCTTTAATAAACAATCTGGTTTATCCGAAAAGTGAAAACTGCAGTGCACACTATATAGGTCCTTTCTTAATTTTCCTCGAATATGACATAATGTTCCAATGTGCCTTTTCCTATGCAGGTTACTGTAAGTGGTGCCAACAATGAGGCAGAAGCTGCTAAAATTGCTCGTTCAGTAGCATCTTCTTCTCTGGTTAAAGTATGTTAATGTTTTTTATGCCAATTTTTGCAATTCACTTAGTATATCAGCTGTGGCAATCTTCTTTTTATTCATCGCCAAAGAAGGCCAGAATGATTACATTATTTTATGTCAGGCCGCTGTGTTTGGAAGAGATCCGAATTGGGGACGTATTGCTTGCTCAGTTGGCTATTCAGGCATTCAGTTTGATGCAAATCAACTTGATATTTCTCTGGGAGCTATTCCACTAATGAAAAATGGTCAACCACTACCCTTTGACAGGTTAGAGAAAGTTTGATTGCATAGTAAATCCACATTTCACATTTCTGTCACTGTAAATAGATTAGGATTGCAAACAAGTTATTTATGTCTGGCTGCTAGGATCTAAATGCCTACTCATTTTTTAGATCTGCTGCTAGCAAGTATCTCAAAGATGCTGGAGATGTCCATGGTACAGTGAACATTGATATATCAGTTGGTAAGCTTTCAGCTTCTTCATTGCAAATTCTAACTGAAGATTATTGTATTGTTTATTTATGGTTGCATCTATCCAAAACATATGGTTCATAACCAGGCCCTCTGCATCCAGTATAGATTTgctgttgtggaatttgattaCAGTGCCATCTCTTCTATATTCATTGGTATTCAGGATGTCCTTTACTTCTATGGTACCAGTCACCAACAGTGGCCAGGCAGACGAAACTGGCATCATATGAATTAAACAAATGCTTGAAGCTTGGATCCGTATTTCGAAAGCTGATGCTTATTTAACTCTTCGTTTTTCTACAAGATGCTCCGTCTCAACTCATACTTTACAAAATTACTATGTTGTCATTATCAATCTGTTGATTGTGTTATTGACAGGAAGTGGAGGAGGAAATGGAAAGGCATGGGGCTGTGATCTGAGCTACAAATATGTTGAAATAAATGCTGAATATACAACGTGAGGTTTGTATTTTCCGGGAAGAAAAATGTCTTCATTGGTTGGAATGATGAATCTTTCGGTGCAACCACCATCTGGAGAATGTATATTGTATTGCAACGGCCAGCCTTTTTCTTACCAAGATGTTGCGCATGTACTATTCCTTCCCGTGAGATCGATCAAATCAATGTCTCGTAAGTGTAATAATGCGATGAATAATGGTGGGCACAGTAACTGTGATGACACCACCTTTCCCGTGAGATCGATCAAATCAATGTCTTGTgttatcaaaaaaaaaaaaacaatgtcTTGTAACTCTGATGACGATGCGGGAAAGTATGAGTTGACGGTATGTAAAATGCAAAATGCTTTGACGTAAATGCATTAAGAGAAAGCGTGTCGTCACATCATTATGCACCGGTATAAAGTCTAATCCTTACATTACAAATTGGTGCTCGAATAGGCTCAACCATCTTCCTGCACAGATTAAGCGCCGGCCTAAGTTTAATTTTATGTATCCACATATCAAGCGCTACGCCCTTCTTGCAAATGGCGTTACCAAAACCACGGGATGTCTATTCATAGCACGTGTGACTAGCCATCGTATCATCGCACATATCCATTGGAGATAACAATGTTctagaataaaataaaatattttagaataaaataaaagacTGGAACATTGTTATCTCTAGTGGACATGTGTGATGATACAACGGCTAGTCGTACCTGAGATGAATCCCCCCAC from Panicum hallii strain FIL2 chromosome 9, PHallii_v3.1, whole genome shotgun sequence includes:
- the LOC112875262 gene encoding arginine biosynthesis bifunctional protein ArgJ, chloroplastic, with amino-acid sequence MPSSSLLLLHSCTAPLQTRPFRMHSWAAPSRVVVCSAASAEGFISAAPILLPEGPWKQVEGGVTAAKGFKAAGIYGGLRAKGEKPDLALVACDVDATVAGAFTTNVVAAAPVLYCKNVLSTSKTGRAVLINAGQANAATGDLGYQDAVDSADAVAKLLNVSADDILIQSTGVIGQRIKKEALLNSLPRLVGSLSSSVQGANSAAVAITTTDLVSKSIAVQTEIGGVAIRIGGMAKGSGMIHPNMATMLGVLTTDAQVSSDVWREMVRTSVSRSFNQITVDGDTSTNDCVIAMASGLSGLSGILSLDSTEAKQFQACLDAVMQGLAKSIAWDGEGATCLIEVTVSGANNEAEAAKIARSVASSSLVKAAVFGRDPNWGRIACSVGYSGIQFDANQLDISLGAIPLMKNGQPLPFDRSAASKYLKDAGDVHGTVNIDISVGSGGGNGKAWGCDLSYKYVEINAEYTT